The following proteins are co-located in the Acidimicrobiales bacterium genome:
- a CDS encoding DUF58 domain-containing protein, translating into MLLEPELLAALERMQLNSRRPLAGQLSGGHRSKRHGSSLDFSDFREYQPGDDFRRIDYLTLARLDQLVVRLYEADDDLTVDLAIDTSASMGLDGKLRRAVEVASAVGFVALLRRDTVRLQVPGVAPRRFTGRRGHAQLDSALSSLTASGSVSLPQFANRVLGSARPPGITVVFSDLLDEDWATAVRRLPALGADVVVVHVLGPGELDPSAMGDVDLVDIESGDRVPVSMTPAALEHYGGRLAAWRDDVGSLVRSRGAVLVEVDTREPIRDVLLENLRRAEALR; encoded by the coding sequence GTGCTCCTTGAGCCAGAGCTGCTGGCTGCGCTCGAGCGCATGCAGCTGAACTCGCGCCGTCCCCTCGCCGGGCAGCTGAGCGGAGGGCACCGGTCGAAGCGCCACGGTTCGTCGCTCGATTTCTCCGACTTTCGCGAGTACCAGCCCGGCGACGATTTCCGACGCATCGACTATCTGACCCTGGCCAGGCTCGACCAGCTGGTGGTGCGCCTCTACGAGGCCGACGACGATCTGACCGTAGACCTGGCCATCGACACCAGCGCCTCGATGGGCCTCGACGGCAAGTTGCGCCGCGCTGTCGAGGTTGCCTCCGCGGTGGGTTTCGTGGCTTTGTTGCGACGCGACACGGTGCGCCTGCAGGTTCCGGGTGTGGCGCCGAGGCGCTTCACCGGACGTCGCGGTCATGCCCAGCTCGATTCGGCATTGTCGTCTTTGACCGCGTCGGGTTCTGTGTCGCTGCCGCAGTTCGCCAACCGGGTTCTGGGCAGCGCAAGGCCCCCGGGCATCACGGTGGTGTTCTCCGATCTGCTCGACGAAGACTGGGCCACCGCGGTCAGACGGCTGCCTGCCCTCGGCGCTGACGTGGTGGTTGTTCACGTCCTGGGTCCCGGCGAGCTCGACCCGTCTGCCATGGGCGACGTCGACCTAGTCGACATCGAGTCGGGCGACCGCGTTCCGGTATCGATGACGCCCGCCGCGCTCGAGCACTATGGCGGGCGACTCGCCGCATGGCGCGACGATGTCGGTTCCCTCGTGCGCAGCCGTGGCGCCGTGCTGGTAGAGGTCGACACCCGCGAACCGATACGCGACGTGCTGCTCGAGAACCTCAGGCGAGCGGAGGCCCTCCGGTGA